A section of the Oncorhynchus gorbuscha isolate QuinsamMale2020 ecotype Even-year linkage group LG04, OgorEven_v1.0, whole genome shotgun sequence genome encodes:
- the LOC124034169 gene encoding AP-3 complex subunit mu-2, translated as MIHSLFLVNSSGDIFLEKHWKSVVSRSVCDYFFEAQERASEPENVPPVIPTPHHYLISVLRHRIYFVAVIQSEVPPLFVIEFLHRVVDTFQDYFGVCTEAAIKDNVVVVYELLEEMLDNGFPLATESNILKELIKPPTILRTVVNTITGSTNVGEQLPTGQLSVVPWRRTGVKYTNNEAYFDVVEEIDAIIDKSGSTITAEIQGVIDACVKLTGMPDLTLSFMNPRLLDDVSFHPCVRFKRWEAERILSFIPPDGNFRLLSYHVSSQNLVAIPVYVKHNISFREGSSQGRFELTLGPKQTMGKGVEAVLVSSQLPRGVLNTNLNPTQGTYTFDPVTKLLSWDVGKINPQKLPSLKGSMSLQAGASKPDENPTINIQFKIQQSALSGLKVNRLDMYGEKYKPFKGIKYMTKAGKFQVRT; from the exons ATGATCCACAGCCTGTTCCTCGTGAACTCCTCGGGGGACATTTTCCTGGAGAAGCACTGGAAGAGCGTTGTGAGCCGCTCCGTGTGCGACTACTTTTTCGAGGCGCAAGAGCGCGCCAGCGAGCCGGAGAACGTGCCCCCAGTCATCCCGACCCCACACCACTACCTAATCAGTGTGCTAAGGCACCGCATTTACTTTGTGGCAGTTATTCAGAGCGAGGTGCCGCCACTCTTTGTCATTGAGTTCTTACACAGGGTGGTTGATACATTCCAG GACTACTTTGGGGTGTGCACGGAGGCAGCGATCAAGGACAATGTGGTGGTAGTATATGAGCTACTAGAGGAGATGCTGGACAATGGTTTCCCCCTGGCCACAGAGTCCAATATCCTCAAAGAGCTCATCAAGCCGCCCACCATCCTGCGCACAGTGGTCAACACCATCACAG GCAGTACCAATGTAGGGGAGCAGCTCCCTACTGGCCAGTTGTCCGTGGTGCCTTGGCGACGCACTGGAGTGAAGTACACAAACAACGAGGCCTACTTTGATGTAGTGGAGGAGATTGATGCCATAATCGATAAATCAG GCTCCACTATCACAGCAGAGATCCAGGGGGTGATTGATGCCTGTGTGAAATTAACAGGCATGCCTGACCTCACTCTCTCGTTCATG AACCCTCGTCTGCTGGATGATGTGAGCTTCCACCCGTGTGTGAGGTTCAAGCGCTGGGAAGCGGAGAGgatcctctctttcatccccccagATGGAAACTTCCGGCTGCTCTCCTACCACGTCAGCTCCCAGAA TCTGGTGGCCATCCCAGTGTACGTCAAGCACAACATCTCGTTCAGGGAGGGTAGTTCTCAGGGCCGCTTTGAGCTGACCCTGGGCCCCAAGCAGACCATGGGGAAGGGAGTAGAGGCTGTTCTGGTCAGCAGCCAGCTGCCCCGCGGAGTTCTCAACACCAACCTCAACCCCACCCAGGGGACATACACCTTCGACCCTGTCACTAAG CTCCTGTCGTGGGACGTGGGTAAGATCAACCCTCAGAAACTGCCGAGTCTAAAAGGCTCTATGAGCCTGCAGGCAGGGGCCTCCAAGCCAGACGAGAACCCGACCATCAACATCCAGTTCAAGATCCAACAGTCGGCCCTCtctg GACTGAAGGTGAATCGGTTGGATATGTACGGGGAGAAGTACAAGCCATTCAAAGGCATCAAGTACATGACCAAAGCTGGCAAATTCCAGGTCCGGACATAG